From the genome of Metallibacterium scheffleri:
CTGGTTGCGCTGGCGCAGCAAGCGCAAGCCCCGGCCCATGCCGCATCCGTGCCCGCGACGGCGCCGGTCCCGATCAATCGCGATCAACTGTCGTACGCGGTCGGCTTTGAAGTCGGCAGCAATCTTGCCGGCAACAAGGTTGATGTCGACATCAAGCGCGTGATGCAGGGCCTGCAGGACGCCTACGCCAAGGAAACCCCGGCCGTGCCGGTGGCCGACATGCGCGCGCAACTGGCCGGCCTGCAGCAGCGTCTGCGTGCGCAAGCGCTGGCGAATTACAAGAAGGTGGCCGCGAACAATCTGCAGCAGAGTGAGGCCTTCATGGCCACCAACAAGGCCAAGCCGGGTGTGATCACGCTGCCGGACGGCATCGAATACCGCGTGCTGGAATCGGGCAAGGGTACGCAACATCCGGTCGGCACGTCCAAGGTCACCCTGCATTTCCGCGCCTCGCTGCCCAACGGCAGCGAATTCGCCAGCTCGTATGCCGATGGCAAGCCGATCACTTTCCAGGTGGACAAGATGATCCGCGGCTGGCAGGCGATCCTGCCAAGGATGGTGGTGGGTGACCGCTGGCAGGTGTTCGTGCCGCCGCAGCTTGCCTTCGGCCCGGTCGGTCAGCCGCCGCGCGTCGGGCCCAACATGGCCGTGGTGTTCGAGTTGAAGCTGCTGAAGATCGACAACAGCGGCAAGTGAGCCTTGCGGTAGAGGCCACGGCGCGGACATCCGCGCCGTTGCTGCGTCGCCGCGCAACGCCCATGTGCATGATCGCGATGCATCGCGCGAACGCAGTGCCTGCCTGGCGCCCCTGCTTTGGCCGTGCAGACGGCCATGTTGTTGCCCTGCAAAAAAAGTGTTGACAAGCGCGCATCCAGCGCTTTACTTTCGAATCATGTTCACGCGCACCGCCCCCGCCGCCCACGTCCGCAGCGCTCCAGTCGCTGCCGCGCGCGTGCTGGCCGTGCCGCGCATCACTCCCGCTGATTTTGCCTGCATCGCGAGCCTGCTCGCGGCGGCGCTTTACCTTCTCGCGATTCTCCTCATTAGCCACGGAGCAGCGGGATAGGTCGCGCGTCGCAATCAACAGCAGACGAACCACCAGAACCCCGCTCCTGATCCGAGCGGGGTTTTTTTTCGCCCCCGGTTTCATTGGTCACCTTACCCGTCACCCCACCCGTCGCCGCCGCACCCGCCACGCAACCCGCGGAGTCAACATGAGCAATCCGACCCATCCCGTCGCAGAGCACGACCCCACCGTCGCCGTGCCAGCGGCGCGTGCGCGCCTGCTGATCTTCGACACCACCCTGCGCGACGGCGAGCAGGCGCCCGGCTGCAGCATGAACCGCGCGCAGAAGTTGCGCATGGCGCACGTGCTCGAGGAACTCGGCGTGGACATCATCGAGGCGGGATTTCCCGCCGCGTCCGACGCCGACGCCGCGGCGGTCGCCGCGGTCGCCGCGGCAGCGCGACAGGCGCGCATCGCCGCGCTGGCGCGCTGCCAGGAAAGCGACATCGTCAGCGCCGCGCGCGCGCTGCAAGCGGCGCGCGCGGCGCGCATCCACCTGTTTCTGGCGACCAGTCCGATCCATCGCGAGCACAAGTTGCGCATGGGCAAGGCGCAGGTGCTGGCTGTCGCCGTCGCCGGCGTGCGCCGCGCACGCGAGCTGTGCGACGACGTCGAGTTCTCCGCCGAGGACGCGCTGCGCACCGAGCCGGAGTTCCTGATCGAGGTGTTCAACGCGGTCATTGCCGCCGGCGCGCGCACCATCAACGTGCCCGACACCGTCGGTTACACCACGCCGGTCGAAATCGCCGCGCTGTTCGCGCGCCTGCGCCGCGAGGTGGCCGGCATCGACGACGCGGTGCTGAGCACGCATTGCCACGACGATCTGGGGCTCGGCGTGGCCAACAGCCTGGCCGCGATCGAAGCCGGCGCGCGCCAGGTCGAGTGCACGCTCAACGGCATCGGCGAACGCGCCGGCAACGCCGCGCTCGAGGAAGTGGTGATGGCGCTGCGCACGCGCAGCGACCGCTACGCGCTGGCGACCGGCATCGACAGCACGCGCCTGTATGCCGCCTCGCGCGCGCTCAGCGGCATGATCGGCCTGGAGGTCGCGCGCAACAAGGCCATCGTCGGCGACAACGCCTTCGCGCACGAGGCCGGCATCCACCAGCACGGCATGCTGGCCAATCGCGCCACCTACGAAATCATGCGTCCCGAGGATGTCGGCTTTCCGCATACGCGTCTGGTGCTGGGCCGGCACAGCGGCCGCCACGCGCTGCGCGAGCGCATCCGCGAGCTGCTGCTGAACATCGATGACGCGCGTTTCGAGTCCGTGTTCAGCGCGTTCAAGGCGCTGGCCGAGAACAAGCGCGAGGTGCTCGATGCCGACGTCGAAGCGCTGGTGCTGGGCGCCAGCGTGCAGGCACGCGGGCCATGGATGCTGGCCGCGATGCACGTCGGCACCTACGTCGGCGGTGCCTCGATCGCGTCATTGCACCTGCGCCATGTCGATGGCCGCGAGGTACGCGAAACCG
Proteins encoded in this window:
- a CDS encoding 2-isopropylmalate synthase; translated protein: MSNPTHPVAEHDPTVAVPAARARLLIFDTTLRDGEQAPGCSMNRAQKLRMAHVLEELGVDIIEAGFPAASDADAAAVAAVAAAARQARIAALARCQESDIVSAARALQAARAARIHLFLATSPIHREHKLRMGKAQVLAVAVAGVRRARELCDDVEFSAEDALRTEPEFLIEVFNAVIAAGARTINVPDTVGYTTPVEIAALFARLRREVAGIDDAVLSTHCHDDLGLGVANSLAAIEAGARQVECTLNGIGERAGNAALEEVVMALRTRSDRYALATGIDSTRLYAASRALSGMIGLEVARNKAIVGDNAFAHEAGIHQHGMLANRATYEIMRPEDVGFPHTRLVLGRHSGRHALRERIRELLLNIDDARFESVFSAFKALAENKREVLDADVEALVLGASVQARGPWMLAAMHVGTYVGGASIASLHLRHVDGREVRETATGSGPVHAVTAALVRASGLALEILELRVRSIGLGAGAQGEAVLRVQHDAQESRGRGTSTDIVEAAALAMLEVVNRIERTQPRAPANLTHPHDGNSHHDDETRHVSVA
- a CDS encoding FKBP-type peptidyl-prolyl cis-trans isomerase N-terminal domain-containing protein, producing the protein MRKLAPMALLALIPLLPLVALAQQAQAPAHAASVPATAPVPINRDQLSYAVGFEVGSNLAGNKVDVDIKRVMQGLQDAYAKETPAVPVADMRAQLAGLQQRLRAQALANYKKVAANNLQQSEAFMATNKAKPGVITLPDGIEYRVLESGKGTQHPVGTSKVTLHFRASLPNGSEFASSYADGKPITFQVDKMIRGWQAILPRMVVGDRWQVFVPPQLAFGPVGQPPRVGPNMAVVFELKLLKIDNSGK